In Parcubacteria group bacterium, a genomic segment contains:
- a CDS encoding PBP1A family penicillin-binding protein, with translation MPIPHFKHSRSWGDQNSRPRYSQRRIQQNKLGGTPARRMPSFKRGNVKAIIAFLIPYALIAAALGILFVLALFAWYSRNLPTPDKIIDRSVAQSTKIYDSTGEHVLFEAFDTQRRTIIPLEQIPEHVRKGTILIEDKNFYLHKGFDTKGILRAVVKNLACLCKAEGGSTLTQQLIKNAILTNEKAFSRKIKEFVLAYQIERKFDKDQILQLYFNEIPYGSSAYGIESASQFYLGKSAKDLTVAEGAYLAALPRAPTYYSPYGSHLEDLKNRKNHIISLLLDAGDLAEEEAQAAQNEEVVFAEKSNLLNRAPHFVIGVREELASKYGEREVEQGGLKVTTTLDWDMQQQAEAAVAEFAERNAEQYNATNASLVALDPKTGHILAMVGSRDYFNEEIDGNFNVATQGARQPGSSFKPFVYAAGFEKGYTDKTTLWDVVTEFGRGADGREYVPHNYDLKEHGPLSVRAALQGSINIPAVKMLYLVGPGNVIKKAEEIGYTTFEDPDRYGLSLVLGGAEVRLIEHTQAYAMLANGGIAKPAVSILKVEDARGKVLQEHEEEEGTRVMGEQVVRLLSDVLSDNDARAYVFGASNYLTLGGRPVAAKTGTTNDYRDAWTLGYTPSLAAGVWVGNSDFSEMKRGADGSVVAAPIWNRFMRAALEGRPIEYFPKPEIEYPNKPVLRGDLEGGTPVRIDRASGLLATEMTPESFIEEKIFRTGHSILYYVDPEDPLGPTPSEGDRDPAYPKWEVAVERWMAENDWKADEGSIPTEYDNLHVFENKPSISIIEPSDGQTVSGDIIFFRVEASAPRGISRVEFYVDNELVAESRSAPYTGRYIPNPSVANGFHALRAVAYDDIDNSESVSANFNLLLQKTALSASWTAPKSNAVFSEFDFPVAIELTLPGADIAQVELFAAPKAKPSQYALISTLSPNSTTVKTTWDAIPPLGGDYEIYAVLWDSQNTPHRVAGVDVVVDVPEGVE, from the coding sequence ATGCCCATTCCGCATTTCAAACACAGCCGCTCCTGGGGCGACCAGAACAGCCGCCCCCGGTATTCCCAGCGACGCATCCAACAGAACAAGCTCGGAGGTACACCGGCTAGAAGAATGCCCAGCTTTAAGCGCGGCAACGTAAAAGCAATCATCGCATTCCTCATCCCCTATGCCCTCATTGCCGCGGCCCTGGGCATCCTTTTTGTGCTGGCACTGTTTGCGTGGTACTCGCGAAACCTGCCCACCCCGGACAAAATTATTGACAGATCAGTCGCCCAAAGTACTAAAATTTACGATTCTACAGGGGAGCACGTCCTGTTTGAAGCGTTTGACACCCAGCGCCGCACCATCATCCCCCTTGAGCAGATCCCGGAGCACGTACGGAAAGGGACTATCCTGATTGAAGACAAAAACTTCTACCTCCACAAAGGGTTTGACACCAAGGGCATCCTGCGCGCGGTCGTTAAAAACCTCGCATGCTTGTGCAAGGCAGAGGGCGGCTCAACGCTCACCCAGCAACTCATCAAGAACGCCATCCTGACGAACGAAAAAGCGTTCTCCCGCAAGATCAAGGAGTTCGTGCTCGCGTACCAGATTGAGCGCAAGTTTGACAAAGACCAGATCCTCCAGCTCTACTTCAACGAAATCCCCTACGGCTCAAGCGCGTACGGCATTGAGTCCGCGAGCCAGTTCTACCTGGGCAAGAGCGCCAAAGATCTCACAGTCGCGGAAGGCGCGTACCTGGCGGCGCTGCCGCGGGCGCCCACGTACTACTCCCCGTACGGCTCGCATTTGGAGGATTTGAAAAACCGGAAAAACCACATCATCAGCCTGCTCTTGGATGCCGGGGACCTCGCCGAGGAAGAGGCCCAGGCCGCGCAAAATGAGGAGGTCGTGTTCGCCGAAAAATCAAACCTCTTAAACCGCGCCCCGCACTTCGTGATCGGGGTGCGCGAAGAGTTGGCCTCCAAGTACGGGGAGCGGGAGGTTGAGCAGGGAGGCCTCAAGGTGACTACTACCCTTGATTGGGACATGCAGCAGCAAGCCGAAGCCGCGGTCGCGGAATTTGCCGAACGGAACGCGGAACAATACAACGCCACGAACGCGTCCCTGGTTGCGCTTGACCCAAAAACCGGGCACATCCTTGCCATGGTCGGCTCCCGCGACTACTTTAACGAAGAGATTGACGGCAACTTCAACGTGGCAACCCAGGGGGCGCGCCAGCCCGGCTCCTCCTTTAAGCCGTTCGTGTATGCGGCTGGGTTTGAGAAAGGCTACACCGATAAAACCACGCTCTGGGACGTGGTGACCGAATTCGGCAGAGGCGCGGACGGGAGGGAATACGTGCCCCACAACTATGACCTCAAAGAGCACGGCCCGCTATCCGTAAGAGCCGCGCTCCAGGGCTCCATCAACATTCCGGCAGTCAAAATGCTCTATTTGGTCGGGCCCGGAAACGTGATTAAAAAAGCCGAAGAAATCGGGTACACCACGTTTGAAGACCCGGATCGCTATGGGCTCTCGTTGGTCTTGGGAGGCGCCGAGGTAAGGCTCATTGAGCACACGCAGGCGTATGCCATGCTCGCGAACGGCGGGATCGCAAAACCCGCGGTCTCCATACTCAAAGTGGAAGACGCACGCGGCAAAGTGCTCCAGGAGCACGAGGAAGAAGAGGGAACGCGCGTTATGGGCGAACAGGTGGTGCGGCTCTTATCTGACGTGCTCTCGGACAATGATGCGCGCGCGTACGTGTTCGGCGCGAGCAACTACCTCACCCTCGGAGGGCGCCCGGTTGCCGCAAAAACCGGGACCACCAATGACTACCGGGACGCGTGGACCTTGGGCTACACGCCGAGCCTTGCGGCAGGGGTCTGGGTCGGCAACAGCGACTTCTCCGAAATGAAGCGCGGGGCGGACGGGTCCGTGGTTGCGGCCCCCATCTGGAACCGGTTCATGCGCGCAGCGCTTGAGGGCAGGCCCATTGAATACTTCCCCAAGCCGGAGATTGAGTACCCAAACAAGCCGGTGTTGCGTGGGGACCTTGAGGGCGGCACCCCGGTCCGCATTGACCGCGCAAGCGGCTTGCTCGCAACCGAGATGACTCCTGAATCCTTTATTGAAGAAAAAATATTCCGCACCGGCCACTCCATCCTGTACTACGTTGACCCGGAGGACCCGCTTGGGCCAACTCCCTCCGAGGGCGACCGGGACCCTGCCTACCCCAAGTGGGAAGTCGCGGTGGAGCGCTGGATGGCGGAGAATGATTGGAAAGCTGATGAAGGTTCTATTCCGACCGAATATGACAACCTGCACGTGTTTGAAAATAAGCCCTCAATTTCAATTATTGAGCCAAGCGACGGCCAGACCGTAAGCGGGGACATCATCTTTTTCCGCGTTGAGGCTTCGGCTCCGCGCGGCATCTCGCGCGTGGAGTTCTATGTTGATAATGAGCTGGTTGCCGAAAGCCGGAGCGCGCCGTACACCGGGCGCTACATCCCGAACCCTTCAGTTGCGAACGGCTTCCACGCGTTGCGGGCCGTCGCGTATGATGACATTGACAACAGCGAAAGCGTGTCCGCAAACTTCAACCTGCTCCTGCAAAAGACTGCCTTGTCCGCGAGCTGGACCGCGCCAAAGAGCAATGCCGTATTCAGCGAGTTTGATTTCCCGGTTGCCATTGAGCTCACTCTTCCGGGCGCTGACATTGCCCAAGTGGAGCTCTTTGCCGCGCCCAAAGCAAAACCGAGCCAGTACGCGCTCATCAGCACACTCTCCCCGAACAGCACAACCGTTAAAACCACCTGGGACGCCATACCGCCGCTCGGCGGGGACTACGAAATCTATGCCGTGCTCTGGGACAGCCAAAACACCCCGCACCGCGTGGCCGGGGTGGATGTTGTGGTTGACGTGCCGGAGGGCGTTGAATAA
- a CDS encoding PIN domain-containing protein produces MRRHASMEPFMARAEQEGYGLHISTLTLAEIESGQSMNSLTNRQEANFLLSKFETIAVNDGIAQRAGEMRRIYGIEIIDALIAATALSVNATLVTRNIKHFEGIPELEIKTLA; encoded by the coding sequence TTGAGGCGCCACGCCTCAATGGAGCCGTTTATGGCGCGGGCGGAGCAGGAGGGCTATGGTTTGCATATCTCAACCTTAACACTGGCTGAAATTGAATCCGGGCAATCAATGAACAGCCTCACTAACCGGCAAGAGGCGAACTTTTTGCTTTCAAAGTTTGAAACTATAGCCGTTAATGATGGCATCGCGCAACGCGCGGGAGAGATGCGCCGAATATACGGAATTGAAATTATTGATGCTCTCATAGCGGCAACCGCACTCTCGGTCAACGCAACGCTCGTAACAAGAAACATCAAGCACTTTGAGGGAATTCCGGAGCTTGAAATCAAAACCCTCGCCTGA
- a CDS encoding DUF721 domain-containing protein has translation MWEPVGNLVPKSLRKAGISRAVSDALVCEEFDAIAKHVLGEAASKCRAVYVKDRCLWVAVLSNSVSNELKMCEQDIIAALKERFGSGRVSELRFMV, from the coding sequence ATGTGGGAACCTGTCGGCAATCTTGTCCCAAAATCATTGCGCAAGGCGGGCATTTCCCGCGCGGTTTCCGATGCGCTCGTGTGCGAGGAGTTTGACGCAATTGCCAAGCACGTTCTGGGCGAGGCGGCGAGCAAGTGCCGTGCTGTCTACGTAAAAGACCGCTGCCTGTGGGTTGCGGTTCTTTCCAATTCCGTCTCAAACGAGCTCAAAATGTGCGAGCAGGATATTATCGCCGCGCTCAAAGAGCGCTTTGGGAGCGGCCGTGTCAGCGAATTGCGGTTTATGGTTTGA
- the dnaN gene encoding DNA polymerase III subunit beta has translation MKLSCTQENLAHALAKVAPIAAKGGTLPILSNVLLEAREGALKLSATNLEIGITATIRGKIEQEGTFTVAGRLFNDYVGLLESSAVSLELSGEHLEIRSGNARTKIHGLPAEEFPVIPVLDGTPTAVMPGSDFFGALSQVLFSVSASDARPELSGVLLSFEGNKVTLVGTDSYRLAERSVALKAPSQKTQSIIVPARAASELGRILSREEGELTLSASENQVLFSIGDVELLSRLISGTFPNYREIIPKASTTKVVIDKEPLVRAIKSASLFCRQGLNHVSFQFSSDRIMVSASASALGENTVELPAKIEGGDVDIVFDYRYVLDGLSAIHTSEVAIQLSGSASPGVFTPNNDEGYLYLVMPIKQ, from the coding sequence ATGAAGCTCTCATGCACCCAGGAAAACTTAGCGCACGCTTTGGCCAAAGTTGCGCCGATTGCGGCCAAAGGCGGGACCTTGCCCATACTCTCAAACGTGCTGCTTGAAGCCCGCGAGGGAGCGCTCAAGCTTTCGGCCACAAACCTTGAGATAGGCATCACCGCAACCATCCGCGGCAAAATTGAGCAGGAAGGGACGTTTACGGTGGCAGGGCGGCTGTTCAACGACTACGTCGGATTGCTTGAGAGCTCTGCGGTGTCGCTTGAGCTTTCCGGGGAGCACCTTGAAATCCGCTCCGGCAACGCCCGCACCAAGATTCACGGTCTCCCCGCGGAAGAGTTTCCCGTGATCCCTGTTTTGGACGGAACGCCGACTGCCGTGATGCCCGGGAGCGATTTTTTCGGAGCACTCTCGCAGGTGCTGTTCTCGGTTTCGGCAAGCGATGCGCGGCCCGAGCTTTCGGGGGTCCTGCTCTCGTTTGAGGGGAACAAAGTGACTCTAGTGGGCACGGATTCCTACCGCCTCGCGGAACGCTCGGTAGCGCTCAAGGCTCCTTCCCAGAAGACCCAGAGCATTATTGTGCCGGCGCGCGCCGCAAGCGAGCTCGGCCGCATCCTCTCCCGCGAGGAAGGTGAGCTCACCTTAAGCGCAAGCGAGAACCAGGTGCTGTTCTCTATTGGCGACGTGGAGCTCTTGAGCCGCCTGATTTCGGGCACGTTCCCGAACTACCGGGAAATCATTCCCAAGGCCAGCACCACAAAGGTGGTGATTGACAAGGAGCCGCTGGTGCGGGCCATCAAGTCCGCGTCCCTCTTCTGCCGGCAGGGCTTAAACCACGTCAGCTTCCAGTTTTCTTCGGACCGCATCATGGTGTCCGCATCCGCCTCGGCGCTCGGCGAGAACACGGTTGAGCTGCCCGCCAAGATTGAGGGCGGGGACGTTGACATTGTATTTGATTATCGGTACGTGCTGGACGGGCTTTCGGCCATCCATACCAGCGAAGTCGCAATCCAGCTTTCGGGCTCCGCAAGCCCGGGAGTGTTTACGCCCAACAATGACGAGGGGTATTTGTACCTGGTGATGCCCATCAAGCAGTAA
- the hflB gene encoding ATP-dependent zinc metalloprotease FtsH, translated as MRSLLKNFVIFFLAFLVIAGFLSAFSSPFSADEEAGFASVVGSVKAGEVEKILVEGDTLYVSYADGSEKKSRKETGETLAGLLGIYGVSDAEMARVSIESKEPGGLALWASALAPFLIPLLFIGFFIWFMMRQVQGANNRAMMFGSSTAREDQEARKKQQGKKTTFADVAGSTEAKQELEEVVEFLRQPQKFAKLGARIPRGVLLVGPPGTGKTLLAKAVSGEAGVPFFHMSGSEFVEMFVGVGASRVRDLFRKAKKSAPAIVFIDEMDAVGRQRGAGLGGSHDEREQTLNQILVEMDGFETGTNVIVMAATNRPDVLDPALLRPGRFDRRVTIDLPDIKEREAILKLHAQDKPLARDANLRAVAERTPGFSGADLYNLLNEAAILTARKNRTQLAQDDILISIEKVLLGPERRSHVLSEKEKKITAYHEAGHAVVAHVLPDADPVHKVSIVSRGRAGGYTLKVPSEDRRFHSRSEFVADLSVLLAGHAIEAKVFGDVTTGAASDLKRATGLARAMVTEYGMSEKLGARTFGDKEELIFLGKEFGEQRDYGEAYAGLIDEEVSGLLREAYERAAKLIVEHMGRIERVVAALLEHETLEREAFERLMA; from the coding sequence ATGCGCTCACTCCTCAAAAACTTTGTGATCTTTTTTCTCGCATTCCTGGTGATTGCCGGATTTTTGAGCGCATTCTCGTCCCCGTTCAGCGCGGACGAGGAAGCCGGATTCGCGTCTGTGGTTGGGTCCGTCAAAGCCGGCGAGGTTGAGAAAATTTTGGTTGAGGGCGACACGCTGTATGTGTCGTACGCGGATGGAAGCGAGAAGAAGTCGCGCAAGGAGACCGGAGAAACGCTGGCCGGGCTCCTCGGCATCTACGGCGTCTCCGATGCGGAGATGGCGCGCGTTTCCATTGAGAGCAAAGAGCCGGGCGGCTTAGCGCTCTGGGCTTCGGCGCTTGCCCCGTTTTTGATCCCGCTCTTGTTCATCGGGTTTTTTATTTGGTTCATGATGCGCCAGGTCCAGGGCGCGAACAACCGCGCCATGATGTTCGGGAGCAGCACGGCGCGCGAGGATCAGGAGGCCCGCAAGAAACAGCAGGGCAAGAAAACCACGTTCGCTGACGTGGCCGGCTCAACCGAAGCGAAACAGGAGCTGGAAGAGGTGGTTGAATTTTTGCGCCAACCCCAGAAGTTTGCGAAGCTTGGGGCCCGCATTCCGCGGGGCGTGCTCTTGGTGGGGCCGCCGGGCACGGGCAAGACGCTCTTGGCCAAGGCGGTTTCCGGAGAAGCCGGGGTGCCGTTCTTCCACATGTCTGGTTCTGAATTCGTTGAGATGTTCGTTGGAGTGGGCGCCTCGCGCGTGCGGGACCTATTCCGCAAAGCAAAGAAGAGCGCCCCGGCAATCGTGTTCATAGACGAGATGGATGCTGTGGGGCGCCAGCGCGGTGCCGGGCTTGGCGGTTCGCACGACGAGCGCGAGCAGACCTTAAACCAGATTCTGGTTGAAATGGACGGCTTTGAAACCGGCACCAATGTGATTGTGATGGCCGCGACCAACAGGCCGGACGTGCTGGATCCGGCACTCTTGCGGCCAGGCAGGTTTGACCGCAGGGTAACCATTGATTTGCCGGACATCAAAGAGCGGGAGGCGATTTTGAAACTGCACGCCCAGGACAAGCCCCTGGCCCGCGACGCCAACCTGCGGGCAGTCGCCGAGCGCACGCCCGGCTTCTCTGGCGCTGATTTGTACAACCTCCTGAACGAGGCCGCCATTCTCACGGCGCGCAAGAACCGGACCCAGCTTGCGCAGGACGACATCCTTATCAGCATAGAAAAGGTGCTGCTCGGCCCGGAGCGCAGGTCCCACGTGCTTTCGGAAAAAGAAAAGAAGATCACCGCATACCACGAGGCGGGGCATGCCGTGGTTGCGCACGTGCTGCCTGATGCTGATCCCGTGCACAAGGTTTCCATTGTGTCGCGCGGCCGCGCCGGCGGGTACACCCTGAAGGTTCCGAGCGAGGACCGGCGGTTCCACTCCCGCAGCGAGTTTGTCGCGGACCTCTCGGTGCTGCTTGCCGGGCACGCCATTGAGGCAAAGGTGTTCGGGGACGTCACAACCGGAGCGGCGAGCGACCTCAAGCGCGCGACCGGGCTTGCCCGCGCCATGGTTACGGAGTACGGCATGAGCGAGAAACTGGGCGCGCGGACGTTCGGGGACAAAGAAGAGCTCATATTTTTAGGCAAAGAATTCGGAGAGCAGCGCGACTACGGCGAAGCCTATGCGGGGCTCATAGACGAAGAAGTCTCCGGGCTCTTGCGCGAGGCGTATGAGCGCGCCGCAAAGCTTATTGTTGAGCACATGGGCCGCATTGAGCGCGTGGTGGCCGCCCTGCTTGAGCATGAGACGCTGGAGCGCGAGGCGTTTGAGCGGCTTATGGCATAG